The following proteins are encoded in a genomic region of Corylus avellana chromosome ca4, CavTom2PMs-1.0:
- the LOC132177387 gene encoding guanosine nucleotide diphosphate dissociation inhibitor 1 yields the protein MDEEYDVIVLGTGLKECILSGLLSVDGLKVLHMDRNDYYGGESTSLNLVQLWKRFKGSDKPPANLGSSRDYNVDMIPKFMMANGTLVRVLIHTDVTKYLYFKAVDGSFVYNKGKIHKVPATDMEAVRSPLLGIFEKRRVRKFFIYVQDYNESDPKTHEGMDLTRVTTRELIAKYGLDDNTVDFIGHALALHRDDRYLNEPALDTVKRMKLYAESVARFQGGSPYIYPLYGLGELPQAFARLSAVYGGTYMLNKPECKVEFNEEGKVCGVTSEGETARCKKVVCDPSYLPNKVRKIGRVARAIAIMSHPIPNTNDSHSVQVILPQKQLGRKSDMYLFCCSYSHNVAPKGKFIAFVSTEAETDHPESELKQGIDLLGPVDEIFFDIYDRYQPVNEPSLDNCFISTSYDATTHFESTVMDVLSMYTMITGKVLDLTVDLSAASAAEE from the exons ATGGATGAAGAGTATGACGTGATTGTGTTGGGTACGGGTCTCAAGGAGTGCATCCTTAGCGGTCTTCTCTCCGTTGATGGCCTCAAG GTCCTGCACATGGATAGGAATGACTATTATGGGGGAGAGTCGACATCGCTCAATCTTGTTCAG CTCTGGAAGAGGTTCAAGGGAAGTGATAAGCCTCCAGCAAATTTGGGCTCTAGTAGGGATTATAATGTGGACATGATCCCTAAG TTTATGATGGCGAATGGCACTCTTGTTCGTGTCCTCATTCATACAGATGTCACTAAATATCTGTATTTCAAAGCTGTTGATGGAAGCTTTGTCTACAATAAAGGAAAG ATTCACAAGGTTCCAGCAACGGACATGGAGGCAGTCAGATCTCCACTTTTGGGTATATTTGAAAAGCGCCGTGTTCGCAAGTTCTTTATTTATGTTCAAGATTATAATGAAAGTGATCCCAAAACACACGAGGGGATGGACTTGACTAGAGTGACAACTAGAGAACTAATTGC AAAATATGGTCTTGATGACAATACTGTGGACTTTATCGGTCATGCATTAGCGCTTCACAGAGATGATCGCTACCTCAATGAACCTGCACTAGATACCGTGAAGAGAATGAAG CTTTATGCAGAGTCTGTTGCACGTTTTCAAGGAGGATCCCCATACATATATCCTTTGTATGGGTTGGGAGAGCTCCcccag GCATTTGCACGGCTTAGTGCTGTCTATGGTGGGACGTATATGTTGAACAAACCTGAGTGCAAG GTGGAGTTCAACGAGGAAGGAAAAGTTTGTGGTGTCACATCAGAAGGAGAAACTGCTAGGTGCAAAAAAGTTGTCTGTGATCCTTCATACTTGCCCAACAAG GTTAGGAAGATTGGTAGAGTTGCAAGGGCAATTGCCATAATGAGCCACCCAATCCCAAACACCAATGATTCTCATTCAGTGCAGGTTATCCTGCCACAGAAGCAGTTGGGTCGTAAATCAGACAT GTACCTTTTCTGTTGCTCTTATTCTCACAACGTTGCTCCAAAGGGGAAATTTATTGCATTTGTATCAACAGAGGCGGAGACTGACCATCCCGAGTCCGAACTTAAGCAAGGAATTGACCTTCTAGGGCCTGTTGATGAGATATTCTTCGATATTTATGACAGATACCAACCAGTCAATGAACCATCCTTGGACAATTGCTTCATATCAACT AGTTATGATGCAACAACACACTTTGAGTCAACTGTCATGGATGTACTCAGCATGTATACCATGATAACTGGGAAG GTTCTTGACCTCACTGTGGATTTAAGTGCCGCAAGTGCTGCAGAGGAGTGA